In a single window of the Bacteroidota bacterium genome:
- a CDS encoding DUF2200 domain-containing protein, producing MKVTEEHNQKIAKMTVASVYPHYVTKVVRKGRTIDELQQVIEWLTGFNAMKLEQLFEQKVNFEEFFKQANLPPNANQIKGLICGYRIEEIENPLTRQVRYLDKLVDELAKGKKLEKILRSDS from the coding sequence ATGAAAGTTACTGAGGAACACAACCAAAAAATTGCAAAAATGACGGTTGCATCAGTGTATCCGCACTATGTTACAAAAGTTGTTCGAAAAGGTCGAACCATTGACGAACTGCAACAAGTTATTGAATGGCTTACCGGCTTTAATGCAATGAAACTTGAGCAGCTTTTTGAACAAAAAGTAAATTTTGAGGAGTTTTTCAAACAGGCAAATCTCCCTCCAAACGCAAATCAAATTAAAGGACTTATTTGCGGATACAGAATTGAAGAAATTGAGAATCCTTTAACCCGCCAAGTAAGGTATTTAGATAAGTTGGTAGATGAATTGGCAAAAGGAAAAAAACTCGAAAAAATACTGAGAAGCGATTCTTAA
- a CDS encoding DUF1801 domain-containing protein: MNSEVLAYNTKQLELDKEICNLLAVTIDAVYTDAENKIWHAHPVWFLEGNPIVGYSKLKSGIRLLFWSGVEFNEPELKPGSGKFKDASLTFTKPDEIDLKLIKRCLKKGREIQYDYKNIVKKKGKLERLK, from the coding sequence ATGAATTCTGAAGTTTTAGCTTATAATACCAAGCAACTTGAGCTTGATAAAGAAATTTGCAATTTGTTAGCAGTTACCATTGATGCGGTTTACACCGATGCTGAAAACAAAATTTGGCATGCGCATCCGGTTTGGTTTTTAGAAGGTAATCCAATTGTTGGTTACAGCAAATTAAAAAGTGGAATTCGCTTGTTGTTTTGGAGCGGTGTTGAATTTAATGAACCTGAATTAAAACCCGGATCAGGTAAATTTAAAGATGCATCATTGACTTTTACAAAGCCGGATGAAATAGATTTGAAGCTTATAAAACGTTGCTTAAAAAAGGGAAGGGAAATACAATACGATTATAAAAATATTGTGAAGAAAAAAGGAAAATTGGAGCGATTAAAATAA
- a CDS encoding membrane dipeptidase: MYPVIDFHCDMLSYMLEAPNPQPNQLTSIGCSIPALLQGNVVLQIMAIYATVEPGSSVKGILQSVLFNELISSHSTKLQKFDNTFFESRLGERNTVTCIAAIENAASFAEENEPLSVSFKRLEKIITTTGKLAYIGLTHHGENRFGGGNSTSVGLKKDGEALLEYLSEKKIGLDFSHTSDALAYDILTYISKNKLQVPILASHSNFRSVYKHPRNLPDEIAREIILQKGLIGMNFLRAFVNDKNPDALLDHIEYGMKLGAEDVLCFGADFFYTESHPDQSRVPFFYPQHQNAATYPTILNSLTNKYSIEQLKNLSHQNAINFTSRLC, translated from the coding sequence ATGTATCCTGTAATCGATTTTCATTGCGACATGCTCTCTTACATGCTCGAAGCGCCCAATCCTCAACCCAACCAACTTACGAGTATAGGTTGCAGTATTCCGGCATTGCTGCAAGGAAATGTAGTGCTTCAAATAATGGCAATTTATGCAACGGTTGAACCAGGAAGCTCGGTTAAAGGGATACTGCAAAGTGTGCTTTTTAATGAACTGATTAGTTCCCATTCAACAAAACTTCAAAAGTTTGATAACACATTTTTCGAAAGTCGGCTTGGTGAAAGGAACACAGTTACTTGTATAGCTGCTATTGAAAATGCTGCTTCCTTTGCCGAAGAAAATGAACCACTTTCAGTTTCTTTTAAAAGGCTTGAAAAAATAATTACAACTACCGGGAAATTGGCATATATAGGTTTGACACATCATGGAGAAAACCGATTTGGTGGTGGAAATAGCACTTCTGTTGGCCTCAAAAAGGATGGTGAAGCATTACTTGAATATTTATCCGAAAAAAAAATTGGGTTAGATTTTTCGCACACCAGCGATGCTCTTGCTTACGACATACTTACCTATATTTCAAAAAATAAATTACAAGTACCTATTTTAGCAAGTCACTCGAATTTCAGATCGGTGTACAAACATCCTCGAAACTTACCGGATGAAATCGCACGTGAAATTATTTTACAGAAAGGACTTATTGGAATGAACTTTTTACGTGCATTTGTTAATGATAAAAATCCGGATGCATTGTTAGATCATATTGAATACGGAATGAAGCTTGGCGCGGAAGATGTACTCTGCTTTGGCGCCGATTTCTTTTATACCGAAAGCCATCCCGATCAAAGTCGAGTTCCATTTTTTTATCCTCAACATCAAAATGCAGCCACCTATCCTACCATACTAAACTCGCTTACAAACAAGTATTCAATAGAGCAACTAAAAAATCTTAGTCATCAAAATGCAATCAATTTTACTTCACGTTTATGCTAG
- the fumC gene encoding class II fumarate hydratase, translating into MKIRIEKDTMGAVEVPADKYWGAQTERSRNNFKIGPEASMPKEIIYAFAYLKKAAAHANCDLKVLSSEKRDLISKVCDEILTKSLDDQFPLVIWQTGSGTQSNMNVNEVVAYRAHVLSGGKLDDEKKILHPNDDVNKSQSSNDTYPTAMHIAAYKQAIDCTLPGMKKLRDTLKSKSDSFQSIVKTGRTHFMDATPLTLGQEFSGYVQQLDNSMRAIKNALEMVAELALGGTAVGTGLNTPKGYDVLVAKKIAEFTGLPFVTAPNKFEALAAHDAMVELSAAYKRAAVALMKIANDVRMLSSGPRCGIGEIIIPDNEPGSSIMPGKVNPTQPEALTMVCAQVMGNDVAVGIGGSNGHFELNVFKPLIAANVLQSGRLIGDACVSFEEKCARGIEPNLDAIKNNLENSLMLVTALNPHIGYENAAKIAKKAHKENTTLRKAAIDLGLLTDQQFTDWVKPEDMCGTL; encoded by the coding sequence ATGAAAATCAGAATCGAAAAAGACACCATGGGAGCTGTTGAAGTTCCTGCAGATAAATACTGGGGCGCACAAACTGAACGCTCGCGAAACAATTTTAAAATTGGACCGGAAGCAAGCATGCCCAAAGAAATAATTTATGCATTTGCTTACCTTAAAAAAGCAGCTGCTCACGCCAATTGCGATTTAAAAGTATTGAGTAGCGAAAAACGCGATTTAATTTCAAAAGTATGTGATGAAATTCTTACTAAAAGCCTTGACGATCAGTTTCCTTTAGTTATTTGGCAAACCGGAAGTGGTACCCAAAGTAACATGAACGTAAACGAAGTGGTTGCCTACAGAGCACACGTTCTATCCGGAGGTAAACTTGATGATGAAAAAAAGATTCTTCATCCTAACGATGATGTGAATAAATCACAATCGAGCAACGATACTTATCCAACAGCCATGCACATTGCTGCTTATAAACAAGCAATAGATTGTACGTTGCCGGGCATGAAAAAGTTGAGAGATACGCTAAAGAGCAAATCCGATTCTTTTCAATCAATTGTAAAAACAGGGCGTACGCATTTTATGGATGCAACTCCTTTAACCCTTGGACAAGAGTTTAGTGGCTATGTGCAACAACTTGACAACAGTATGCGCGCTATTAAAAATGCGCTCGAAATGGTAGCTGAATTAGCACTTGGAGGAACTGCTGTTGGAACCGGATTAAATACACCCAAAGGTTATGATGTGCTGGTTGCAAAAAAAATTGCAGAATTTACCGGTTTACCCTTTGTAACCGCCCCTAATAAATTTGAAGCTTTGGCTGCACACGATGCCATGGTTGAATTATCGGCTGCATACAAGCGTGCAGCAGTTGCATTAATGAAAATAGCCAATGATGTGCGCATGTTATCATCCGGTCCGCGTTGTGGCATTGGCGAAATTATTATTCCGGATAACGAACCAGGTTCATCCATTATGCCCGGAAAAGTTAATCCAACTCAACCGGAAGCCCTTACCATGGTTTGTGCGCAAGTAATGGGTAATGATGTTGCTGTTGGAATTGGAGGAAGTAACGGGCATTTTGAACTAAATGTTTTCAAACCGCTCATCGCTGCGAATGTGCTGCAATCGGGACGATTGATTGGTGATGCTTGCGTATCGTTTGAAGAAAAATGTGCCCGCGGTATTGAGCCAAATTTAGATGCAATAAAAAACAACCTCGAAAATTCATTGATGTTGGTTACTGCATTAAACCCACACATAGGTTACGAAAATGCTGCTAAAATTGCTAAAAAAGCACACAAGGAAAATACTACCTTACGCAAAGCTGCAATCGATTTAGGCTTGCTAACTGATCAACAGTTTACCGACTGGGTTAAACCGGAAGACATGTGTGGTACACTTTAG
- a CDS encoding toxin-antitoxin system YwqK family antitoxin, with amino-acid sequence MKNNLYLLLCLLLGSSLTGFAQNKKDAKGLKQGAWVKIDPSKKNKLYEGSFVDDKPNGLFKYYFPSGKIKAITTYSENGTKARAILFDEAGNKISEGCYSNEKKDSVWNYYNPERTLIAQESYVNTKKHGVWRVYYENGKLYEEQIWQNGVKDGSWKQFFKNGNPKTEATYKSGELDGSMKLFFPDGKLELNGTYVNAMRDGNWLNYLPGGDLKTIEHYRSGTLLSTEYINGVFTENYPNDVLKNSVTYKDGKKNGAFTEYYNAGQWKRRLKPAVDDFPAEEEEYFEGQQIKQQGNYLNNQLHGKLIHYKTDGKIEKTEEYENGKLVSSK; translated from the coding sequence ATGAAAAACAACCTTTACCTCCTTCTATGCTTGTTGCTTGGAAGCAGTTTAACCGGCTTTGCTCAAAATAAAAAAGATGCCAAAGGATTGAAGCAAGGTGCCTGGGTGAAAATTGATCCATCTAAAAAAAATAAACTGTACGAAGGTTCCTTTGTGGATGATAAACCCAATGGATTGTTTAAGTACTATTTTCCATCCGGTAAAATTAAAGCCATAACAACTTACAGCGAAAATGGTACAAAAGCCAGGGCAATTTTGTTTGATGAGGCCGGAAATAAAATTTCAGAAGGATGTTATAGTAACGAAAAAAAAGACAGTGTTTGGAATTACTATAACCCTGAACGTACCTTGATTGCACAAGAGAGTTATGTGAACACCAAAAAACACGGTGTATGGCGAGTTTATTATGAAAACGGAAAACTTTATGAGGAACAAATCTGGCAAAACGGTGTTAAAGATGGTAGCTGGAAGCAGTTTTTTAAAAATGGAAATCCAAAAACTGAAGCAACCTATAAGTCAGGAGAATTGGATGGAAGCATGAAATTGTTTTTTCCGGATGGAAAATTGGAATTGAACGGAACATACGTGAATGCTATGCGCGACGGTAATTGGTTAAATTATTTACCCGGAGGCGATTTAAAAACAATAGAACATTACCGATCAGGAACTTTGCTTTCTACTGAGTATATTAATGGGGTTTTTACAGAAAACTATCCGAACGATGTTTTAAAGAATAGTGTTACTTATAAGGATGGGAAAAAAAATGGAGCATTCACCGAATATTACAATGCCGGTCAATGGAAAAGAAGGTTGAAGCCCGCAGTTGATGATTTTCCGGCAGAAGAAGAAGAGTATTTTGAAGGTCAACAAATTAAACAACAAGGCAATTACCTCAACAATCAATTACACGGAAAACTAATTCATTACAAAACCGATGGAAAGATTGAAAAAACAGAAGAATACGAAAATGGGAAATTAGTTTCCTCTAAATAA
- the mnmA gene encoding tRNA 2-thiouridine(34) synthase MnmA, whose product MSSKGRILVAMSGGIDSSIAALLLHEEGYEVVGITMKTWDYTSSGASKKETGCCSLDSINDARSIAVDNGFHHIILDIRDEFGDYIIDNFVDEYLAGRTPNPCVLCNTHIKWEALLKRANQLNCEFIATGHYANVRLENNRYVISKGLDEAKDQSYVLWGLSQESLKRTKFPLGKFHKSDIKKMAIDRGLVDLANKSESYEICFVPDNDYRAFLKHKVAGLEEKVKDGNFMSTDGKILGKHKGYPFYTIGQRKGLEIAVGEPLFVTEIIPEINTVVLGKKEDLEKKEMTVRNYNLIKYANLGEGMEFLTKIRYKDAGTLATVREDNGKAKVLFHKEVSAIAPGQSAVFYEGNDLVGGGFIM is encoded by the coding sequence ATGAGTAGTAAAGGAAGAATATTGGTGGCCATGAGTGGAGGAATTGACAGTTCCATTGCTGCTTTATTGTTGCATGAAGAAGGCTATGAAGTTGTTGGTATCACAATGAAAACCTGGGATTATACAAGTTCGGGGGCTTCTAAAAAAGAAACCGGTTGTTGCAGTTTGGATTCAATCAACGATGCTCGCAGCATTGCTGTTGACAATGGTTTTCATCATATCATTCTGGATATACGGGATGAATTTGGAGATTATATCATCGACAATTTTGTAGACGAATACCTTGCGGGAAGAACGCCAAACCCTTGTGTGCTTTGCAATACACATATTAAATGGGAAGCATTACTTAAACGAGCCAATCAATTAAATTGCGAATTTATAGCCACCGGTCATTATGCAAATGTTCGATTAGAAAACAACCGGTATGTTATTTCCAAAGGTTTAGACGAAGCAAAAGATCAAAGTTATGTGCTGTGGGGTCTTAGTCAGGAAAGTTTAAAACGCACTAAATTTCCGCTTGGTAAATTCCACAAAAGCGACATAAAAAAAATGGCCATCGATCGTGGATTGGTTGATTTGGCTAACAAAAGCGAAAGCTACGAAATTTGCTTTGTTCCGGATAATGATTACCGCGCTTTTTTAAAACACAAAGTTGCCGGACTGGAAGAAAAAGTGAAAGATGGTAATTTTATGAGTACCGATGGAAAAATATTGGGAAAGCATAAGGGCTATCCATTTTATACCATTGGTCAGCGCAAAGGCTTGGAAATTGCTGTTGGTGAACCACTTTTTGTGACCGAAATTATTCCTGAAATTAACACAGTGGTGCTTGGAAAAAAGGAAGATCTTGAAAAAAAGGAAATGACTGTGCGCAATTATAATTTAATAAAATACGCTAATTTGGGAGAAGGCATGGAATTTTTAACCAAAATAAGGTACAAAGATGCTGGCACCCTTGCTACCGTGCGTGAAGATAATGGGAAAGCAAAAGTCTTGTTTCACAAAGAAGTTTCGGCGATAGCTCCGGGACAATCTGCCGTATTTTATGAAGGCAATGATTTGGTTGGAGGCGGTTTTATTATGTAA
- a CDS encoding S8 family serine peptidase, producing MKKLFSFYFVIFSAIQVFAQSDKYVVYFTDKNGSPYSISNPSAYLSPRAIQRRAIQNIPIQTDDLPVNQTYINQVSALGVTVLNVSKWFNAISIQTADTNKLNSVKNLPFVVGTQVMNRQYKPKKEEPISKFDFEAKLPSIVSTANRSNSLNYGQALNQIQMLGGDLLHDLGYQGQGTVIAVLDAGFTDVDNMIVFDSLRAGNQILGTRNFVEGGTFVYGFNSHGTSVLSTMGANIPGTFVGTAPKASYYLIRTEDVLSETPIEEFNWLSGVEYADSVGADVINSSLGYTTFDNPALNHTYADQNGHTNISARAASRCASKGIVVVVAAGNEGSSFFHYISSPADADSILAIGAVDGQGNYAGFSSTGPSYDGRIKPNVAAQGSGTIVAYPGGNIGGGSGTSFASPVTAGMVACLRQANPTKNYLQIIDGVQQSASQYANPDSLKGYGIPNFNLANLLISGIKVNDKTTYGLQNVFPNPFSNQLEFIYNSPENQNLQVQLVDLSGRIVFDATQKVYGRNFNLIQLESSAIAKGFYTLRVTGNQGKFEKKVVKN from the coding sequence ATGAAAAAACTTTTCTCTTTTTACTTTGTGATTTTTAGTGCAATTCAAGTGTTTGCGCAAAGCGATAAATACGTGGTTTATTTTACCGATAAAAATGGCAGCCCCTACTCTATCTCCAATCCTTCGGCTTATCTTTCACCTAGAGCAATACAGCGTAGAGCCATTCAAAATATTCCTATACAAACTGACGACCTTCCGGTGAATCAAACTTATATAAATCAGGTTTCGGCCTTAGGTGTTACTGTATTAAATGTTTCGAAATGGTTCAATGCTATTTCAATTCAAACTGCTGATACCAATAAGCTAAACAGCGTAAAAAATTTACCTTTTGTTGTTGGAACTCAAGTGATGAATCGCCAATATAAACCTAAAAAAGAAGAACCAATCAGCAAATTCGACTTTGAAGCTAAATTACCAAGTATTGTTAGTACAGCCAATCGTAGTAATAGTTTAAACTACGGACAGGCCCTCAATCAAATTCAAATGTTGGGTGGTGATTTATTGCATGACTTAGGATATCAGGGACAAGGAACTGTTATAGCTGTTTTAGATGCAGGATTTACTGATGTCGATAATATGATAGTGTTTGATAGTTTGCGTGCAGGGAACCAAATTTTGGGAACTCGAAATTTTGTTGAAGGAGGAACTTTTGTTTATGGATTTAATTCGCACGGCACTTCGGTACTTAGTACAATGGGCGCTAATATACCCGGTACTTTTGTTGGGACAGCTCCAAAAGCAAGTTATTATTTGATACGTACAGAAGACGTTTTGTCTGAAACTCCAATTGAAGAATTTAACTGGCTTTCAGGAGTTGAATATGCTGATAGTGTTGGAGCTGATGTAATTAATTCATCACTGGGTTATACCACATTCGATAACCCTGCCTTAAATCATACTTATGCCGATCAAAACGGACATACAAATATTAGCGCACGAGCAGCTTCACGTTGTGCCAGTAAAGGAATTGTTGTGGTTGTAGCTGCAGGAAATGAAGGCAGTAGCTTTTTTCACTACATCAGTTCACCGGCTGATGCCGATAGTATTTTGGCAATCGGTGCTGTTGATGGTCAAGGAAACTATGCGGGTTTTAGTTCAACCGGACCATCTTACGATGGACGTATTAAACCCAATGTTGCAGCCCAGGGTTCAGGAACTATCGTAGCTTATCCGGGTGGAAACATTGGTGGAGGTAGTGGAACTTCTTTTGCATCGCCGGTTACTGCTGGAATGGTTGCTTGTTTGCGTCAAGCCAATCCTACAAAAAATTACCTGCAAATAATTGATGGAGTTCAACAAAGTGCCAGTCAGTATGCAAATCCCGATAGTTTAAAAGGCTATGGAATCCCCAATTTTAATTTGGCGAACTTGTTAATTTCAGGAATTAAAGTAAACGATAAAACTACTTATGGATTGCAGAATGTATTTCCGAATCCCTTTTCAAACCAACTTGAATTTATTTATAATTCGCCCGAAAATCAAAACTTACAAGTACAATTGGTGGATCTTAGTGGACGCATTGTATTTGATGCAACTCAAAAAGTTTACGGACGCAATTTCAATTTAATACAACTCGAAAGCAGCGCAATCGCAAAAGGATTTTATACTTTGAGAGTTACGGGGAATCAAGGAAAGTTTGAGAAAAAAGTTGTAAAAAACTAG
- a CDS encoding T9SS type A sorting domain-containing protein, whose product MRISILFVTLLLSAASLTVNAQSAGPNSPIAGSTSGSGANFPNLQGFNVAGDNSVAYTDLTDYPLCPNANFCFYSKEANINGFNFSIPSNAIVNGIELRLRKMISNPLPNIKDSVVMLTKAGLPVGLNLANNLQWPNTLTYVNYGDSTNLWGTTWTAQDINNSMFGFMVRVKNTDFAQLAQYDHATIKVYYVLPNSLEETAGLTDFSVVVNDTKLSIQNATSLRGANISLFSILGKQVYSTTSYNAEPIDISSLQKGIYILQINTSKGTQSKRVVVN is encoded by the coding sequence ATGAGAATATCTATACTATTTGTAACACTTTTATTAAGTGCAGCATCCTTAACAGTTAATGCACAAAGTGCAGGTCCTAATAGTCCTATCGCTGGATCCACTTCAGGTAGCGGAGCCAATTTTCCCAATTTACAAGGTTTTAATGTTGCCGGCGACAATAGTGTTGCATATACTGATTTAACTGATTATCCGCTTTGTCCAAACGCTAACTTTTGCTTTTATTCTAAGGAAGCAAACATTAATGGATTTAATTTTTCAATTCCGTCCAATGCTATTGTTAACGGAATTGAGCTTCGTTTGCGAAAGATGATTTCTAACCCATTACCGAACATTAAGGATTCAGTAGTGATGCTAACAAAAGCAGGTCTTCCAGTTGGATTAAATCTGGCTAATAACCTACAATGGCCTAATACCTTAACTTACGTTAATTATGGCGATTCAACCAATTTATGGGGTACCACTTGGACTGCTCAAGATATTAATAACTCTATGTTTGGGTTTATGGTTAGGGTAAAAAATACCGACTTCGCTCAATTGGCTCAATACGATCATGCTACTATTAAAGTATATTATGTACTTCCAAATTCGCTGGAAGAAACTGCAGGGTTAACTGATTTTTCGGTAGTTGTTAACGACACTAAATTATCTATTCAAAATGCCACATCCTTGAGAGGAGCAAATATTTCTTTGTTTAGTATTTTAGGAAAGCAAGTTTATTCAACAACTAGTTATAACGCTGAACCAATTGATATTTCAAGTTTGCAAAAGGGAATATATATTTTGCAGATAAATACTTCAAAAGGCACGCAAAGTAAGCGGGTGGTAGTGAACTAG
- a CDS encoding GyrI-like domain-containing protein — translation MVQPEISILSPKLLVGKHLSMCIQNNRTAELWKSFMPQRNQIQHKVTSDLISMQVYPDQFKFVPFNIAENFEKWAAVEVSQVDSIPDGFEKFELKGGTYAVFLYKGAVMNAAPFFRMIFEEWLPASGYELRLAPHFELLGEKYSNTSPDSEEEIWIPVNKK, via the coding sequence ATGGTACAACCGGAAATAAGCATACTTAGTCCCAAATTACTTGTAGGTAAGCATTTAAGCATGTGTATACAAAACAACCGCACTGCCGAATTATGGAAAAGTTTTATGCCCCAACGAAATCAAATACAACATAAAGTTACTAGCGACCTTATTTCAATGCAGGTATATCCTGATCAATTTAAATTTGTTCCTTTTAACATTGCTGAAAATTTTGAAAAGTGGGCAGCAGTGGAAGTTTCACAAGTTGATAGTATACCTGATGGTTTTGAGAAGTTTGAATTAAAGGGCGGTACCTATGCAGTATTTCTGTACAAGGGCGCTGTTATGAATGCTGCTCCTTTTTTCAGGATGATATTTGAAGAATGGTTACCTGCTTCGGGTTACGAATTAAGGCTTGCCCCACATTTTGAATTGTTGGGTGAAAAGTATAGCAACACTTCACCTGATTCGGAGGAAGAGATTTGGATTCCGGTGAATAAGAAATAA
- the serC gene encoding 3-phosphoserine/phosphohydroxythreonine transaminase encodes MKKVHNFSAGPGILPAEVIKQSAEAVLNFDNLNLSLLEISHRSKNFIAVMDQAVELVKDLLKLPSGYSVIFVGGGASTQFAMVPYNLLKTNGTAGYLNTGVWASKAIKEAKIIGNTQVIASSEDKQFSYIPKGYTIPDNLDYMHITSNNTIYGTQLKEFPKSPVSLVCDMSSDIFSREINAADFDLIYAGAQKNMGPAGATLVVVKDEILGKTGRTLLSMLDYRTHIKAGSMYNTPPVYPIYVSMLTMKWLKDNGGVSWIEKINEQKAALLYSEIDRNSLFKGTVVKEDRSLMNVNFVLTQPELEAEFDALTKAANLSGLKGHRDVGGYRASLYNALPLESVKALVEVMQEFEKKSA; translated from the coding sequence ATGAAAAAAGTTCACAATTTTAGCGCAGGACCCGGAATTCTACCAGCCGAAGTTATTAAGCAATCAGCCGAAGCAGTTCTTAATTTTGATAATTTAAATCTTTCCTTACTCGAAATTTCACACCGCAGTAAAAATTTTATAGCTGTGATGGATCAAGCGGTTGAATTGGTAAAAGATTTATTGAAATTACCTTCGGGCTATTCGGTAATTTTTGTTGGTGGAGGTGCAAGTACACAATTTGCAATGGTTCCCTACAATTTGTTAAAAACAAACGGAACTGCAGGCTATTTAAACACAGGTGTTTGGGCAAGTAAAGCCATCAAAGAAGCCAAAATCATTGGTAATACACAGGTAATTGCCAGTAGCGAAGACAAACAATTTTCATACATCCCAAAAGGATATACCATTCCTGATAATTTGGATTACATGCACATTACTTCTAACAATACGATTTATGGTACCCAATTAAAAGAGTTTCCTAAAAGTCCGGTTAGTTTGGTTTGCGATATGAGCAGCGATATTTTTTCACGCGAAATTAATGCTGCCGATTTCGATTTAATTTATGCAGGCGCACAAAAAAATATGGGACCTGCCGGTGCAACTTTGGTAGTGGTAAAAGACGAAATACTTGGAAAGACTGGTCGTACTCTCCTATCTATGCTCGATTACCGTACTCACATAAAAGCCGGAAGCATGTACAATACGCCACCAGTGTATCCTATTTACGTGTCGATGCTAACAATGAAATGGTTAAAAGACAATGGTGGTGTATCTTGGATTGAAAAAATTAACGAGCAAAAAGCTGCCTTATTATATTCCGAAATTGATCGAAATAGTTTGTTTAAAGGCACTGTAGTTAAAGAAGACCGCTCTTTAATGAATGTAAATTTTGTACTCACCCAACCCGAACTCGAAGCTGAATTTGATGCCTTGACAAAAGCTGCAAACTTAAGCGGATTAAAAGGCCACCGCGATGTAGGTGGATACCGTGCATCTTTATACAATGCTTTACCACTCGAAAGTGTGAAAGCCCTTGTTGAGGTGATGCAGGAATTTGAGAAAAAATCTGCTTAA
- a CDS encoding DUF1987 domain-containing protein, which translates to MEALLIKAKEDSPGIILDAQKGEYEINHRSLPEDAIAFYAPIFAWIEKHKEAFSKKSIFKIKLEYYNTTSAKQLYKLFCYLQDISVNNSVEIHWYYHPDDKDMHAAGERYSKLIQLPFTLLNY; encoded by the coding sequence ATGGAAGCCTTACTGATTAAAGCAAAAGAAGATAGTCCTGGAATTATTTTGGATGCGCAAAAAGGAGAGTATGAGATTAATCATCGCTCCTTGCCTGAAGATGCGATAGCTTTTTATGCACCAATTTTCGCATGGATTGAGAAGCACAAGGAAGCCTTTTCAAAAAAGAGCATTTTCAAGATTAAGTTGGAATATTACAACACTACTTCTGCAAAGCAACTGTATAAATTATTTTGCTATTTGCAGGATATATCTGTAAACAATAGCGTTGAAATTCATTGGTACTACCATCCCGACGATAAAGACATGCATGCGGCAGGGGAGCGCTATTCTAAATTAATACAATTGCCTTTTACCTTACTGAATTACTAG
- a CDS encoding DUF2520 domain-containing protein, whose amino-acid sequence MAQKLNIVLLGSGNVATQLALALKQRNCNILSIYSKTIANARTLASKVQSKATSTLTQLPQNADVYIVAVKDDAIEELLTNLDFEPGLIVHTSGSVSSSVFTTKFPNYGVMYPLQTFSKTRSIDFEKVPILIEANSTKSLKLIRRLALLLSKNTVVINSEQRKAVHIAAVFACNFTNHMYAISECLLQQQNLPFSLLHPLIQETATKAQKSSPPFLQTGPAIRKDKKVMNQHLSFLKNEEGFKKIYTLVSKSIVDFTNRNEGK is encoded by the coding sequence ATGGCGCAAAAATTAAACATTGTACTACTGGGTTCAGGAAATGTGGCAACACAGCTGGCTCTGGCATTGAAGCAACGCAATTGCAACATTCTTTCTATTTATAGTAAAACTATAGCTAATGCCCGAACGTTAGCATCTAAAGTACAATCAAAGGCAACAAGCACGCTTACTCAATTACCTCAGAATGCGGATGTATACATAGTAGCAGTAAAGGACGATGCAATTGAGGAGCTACTTACTAATTTGGACTTTGAACCTGGATTAATAGTGCATACTTCAGGCTCGGTAAGCAGTTCGGTTTTTACAACGAAGTTTCCGAATTATGGGGTGATGTACCCACTTCAAACTTTTAGTAAAACAAGGTCAATCGATTTTGAAAAGGTACCCATTTTAATTGAAGCAAATTCAACAAAATCTTTAAAATTAATACGAAGGCTTGCCTTACTACTCAGTAAAAACACGGTGGTAATTAATTCAGAACAACGCAAAGCAGTTCACATCGCAGCAGTATTTGCTTGCAACTTTACAAATCACATGTATGCAATTTCTGAATGTTTACTTCAACAACAAAATCTTCCGTTTTCCTTGTTGCATCCATTAATTCAAGAAACAGCAACCAAAGCACAAAAAAGTTCTCCTCCTTTTTTGCAAACGGGACCTGCAATTCGAAAGGATAAAAAAGTGATGAATCAGCATTTGAGTTTTTTAAAAAATGAAGAAGGTTTTAAAAAAATATATACATTAGTATCCAAAAGTATTGTAGATTTTACTAACCGGAATGAAGGAAAATAG